The Lachnospiraceae bacterium oral taxon 500 genome window below encodes:
- a CDS encoding endonuclease MutS2 (MutS2; MutS-II; involved in blocking homologous and homeologous recombination; has ATPase activity stimulated by recombination intermediates; inhibits DNA strand exchange), giving the protein MNTKALKILEYAKIIDRLAALTISPSGRDMALALTPSTDLSEIQLWQKHTAEAVSLSLKQGRLTLRGFHEIRPALKRLPIGSILSMKELLDIADFLLTAGRAITYFKDLEEEGESLSLAEFFRQLQPLSSLEREIHRCIVTEEEMADDASPKLSEIRRSIKSNQASVKSELNKLLQSSSIQSYLQDTLITIRNNRYCLPIRSEYRNEVPGMIHDQSASGSTLYVEPMAVINLNNKLNQLLSEEESEIERILSMLSAAAALDYSALTANLEALTHLDFIFAKAELALAMDASEPIFNEDSAIYLKNARHPLLPAESVVASTIYLGDTFSTLVITGPNTGGKTVSLKTLGLLSLMGQAGLHIPAADHSKLTVLENVYADIGDEQSIEQSLSTFSSHMVNIVEILKTADYRSLVLFDELGAGTDPVEGAALAMAILENLRARGVLTAATTHYSELKVYALSTDGVENASCEFDVNTLKPTYRLLIGVPGKSNAFAISKRLGLPAEIITAAEEFIGGREVRFEDLITDLEMNRKTALLEKERAEKLHAEVAELNQELQSQKEKLNAQKSEIIKQARQEAYRILDEAKSEADQILRQMNKIAKAGTPVKELEAERGKLREKMNDALAAAEAAAAQNRQAPKINLKNLKVGQSYLVTSFQQVGTLLSLPDANRKVKVQLGIMTATVDAADLRIAAQTKGQTQTPASPRAGYSAQHTAKSLSISKDIDLRGYNGLDGIEALDKYIDDVFLSSLNELNIIHGKGTGALRSQIHQFLKRDPRVKSYRLGDINEGGAGVTVVTLKK; this is encoded by the coding sequence ATGAATACAAAAGCTTTAAAAATATTGGAATACGCTAAAATTATTGACCGCTTGGCCGCTCTGACCATCAGCCCGTCCGGGCGCGATATGGCGCTGGCACTGACTCCGTCAACTGATTTATCAGAAATTCAGCTTTGGCAGAAACACACCGCTGAAGCCGTTTCTCTTAGTTTAAAACAAGGCCGCCTGACCCTGCGCGGCTTTCACGAGATTCGGCCGGCGCTGAAGCGCTTGCCGATCGGTTCGATTTTGTCCATGAAAGAACTGCTTGATATCGCTGATTTCTTACTGACCGCCGGCCGGGCAATTACTTATTTTAAAGATTTGGAGGAAGAAGGGGAAAGTCTTAGTTTAGCAGAGTTTTTCCGCCAGCTTCAGCCGCTTTCTTCCCTAGAGCGGGAGATTCACCGCTGCATCGTCACCGAAGAAGAAATGGCGGACGATGCCAGCCCGAAGCTATCCGAAATCCGGCGCAGCATCAAAAGCAATCAGGCCAGCGTCAAAAGCGAATTAAATAAGCTCCTCCAATCCTCGTCAATTCAAAGTTATTTACAGGATACGCTGATTACCATCCGCAATAATCGTTATTGCCTGCCGATTCGGAGCGAGTACCGCAACGAAGTGCCCGGCATGATTCATGACCAGTCCGCCTCCGGCTCCACTCTTTATGTTGAGCCGATGGCCGTCATTAACTTAAACAATAAATTAAACCAACTCTTATCGGAAGAAGAAAGTGAAATCGAACGGATTTTATCCATGCTGTCAGCGGCAGCGGCTCTTGATTACAGCGCTTTGACCGCTAATCTGGAAGCCTTGACCCATTTGGACTTTATCTTTGCCAAGGCGGAACTGGCGCTGGCAATGGACGCCAGTGAGCCGATTTTTAATGAGGATTCGGCCATTTACCTGAAAAATGCCCGCCATCCGCTGCTGCCGGCCGAGAGTGTAGTCGCCTCCACCATTTATCTGGGTGACACTTTCAGCACTTTAGTTATCACCGGACCGAACACCGGCGGTAAAACGGTTTCATTAAAAACACTGGGGCTGCTTTCCCTGATGGGACAGGCCGGACTTCATATCCCGGCTGCCGACCATTCCAAACTGACCGTTTTGGAAAATGTTTACGCTGATATCGGCGATGAGCAAAGCATTGAGCAGTCGCTGTCCACTTTCTCCTCGCATATGGTCAATATCGTTGAAATTTTAAAAACAGCCGATTATCGGTCACTGGTTCTGTTTGATGAACTGGGCGCCGGCACAGATCCGGTCGAAGGCGCGGCGCTGGCAATGGCAATTTTGGAAAACTTGCGGGCGCGCGGTGTTTTAACAGCCGCGACCACCCATTACAGCGAACTGAAAGTCTACGCCCTGTCGACCGACGGCGTGGAAAACGCCAGCTGCGAGTTTGATGTCAATACCTTAAAACCGACCTACCGGCTTTTAATCGGTGTGCCCGGCAAAAGTAATGCCTTCGCTATTTCCAAGCGCTTGGGACTGCCGGCGGAAATCATTACTGCGGCGGAAGAGTTCATCGGCGGCCGGGAAGTCCGGTTTGAAGATTTAATCACTGATTTGGAAATGAACCGCAAGACAGCGCTCTTAGAAAAAGAGCGGGCGGAAAAACTCCATGCTGAAGTTGCGGAGCTAAATCAAGAGCTGCAAAGTCAAAAAGAAAAATTAAACGCCCAAAAGAGTGAAATTATTAAGCAGGCCCGGCAGGAAGCCTACCGAATTTTAGACGAAGCCAAGAGCGAAGCCGACCAAATCCTGCGGCAAATGAATAAGATTGCCAAAGCCGGCACACCGGTCAAAGAATTAGAAGCCGAGCGCGGTAAGCTCCGTGAGAAAATGAATGACGCTCTGGCCGCGGCCGAAGCAGCCGCTGCTCAAAACCGGCAAGCCCCGAAAATCAATCTGAAAAATTTAAAAGTCGGACAATCCTATTTGGTTACTTCTTTTCAGCAAGTCGGCACTCTGCTCAGCCTGCCGGACGCTAACCGCAAAGTCAAAGTCCAGTTAGGGATTATGACGGCCACAGTTGACGCGGCTGATTTGCGAATTGCCGCCCAAACCAAAGGTCAGACGCAAACGCCGGCCAGTCCCCGTGCCGGTTACAGCGCCCAGCATACTGCCAAAAGCCTGAGTATCAGCAAGGACATTGACCTGCGCGGTTACAATGGGCTGGACGGCATCGAAGCGCTGGATAAGTATATTGATGATGTGTTCTTATCCAGTTTAAACGAATTGAATATTATTCACGGCAAAGGCACCGGTGCACTGCGCAGTCAGATACACCAGTTTTTAAAACGTGACCCGCGGGTCAAATCCTACCGCTTAGGTGATATCAACGAAGGCGGCGCGGGCGTGACGGTGGTAACTTTGAAGAAATAA
- a CDS encoding GDSL family lipase, with protein sequence MKIICLGDSLTSGNVGYSYIPFLGKEIQAVNQGRDGDTVRGVYGRLKKMFDNPQYNAVYILGIGTNDILLPYLRSLSPLWFLPMSLRCWIKKCTEEDTEFYQEYDRLLKCLCRENKKVIIFGLPFINLQNFPQGRLIKRNGMIKELAEKYESPFIDIYQLQKEQMDRDRRVYNWKYGFLFRVADAVIMTVLPFSKDWFAQIRGLKVSVDGVHFNSKSAKILAKEIEKNIAAG encoded by the coding sequence ATGAAAATTATTTGCTTGGGCGACAGCCTGACTTCCGGAAATGTAGGCTATTCCTATATTCCTTTTTTGGGGAAAGAAATTCAGGCGGTTAACCAGGGCAGAGACGGAGATACCGTCAGAGGTGTATATGGCAGGCTGAAAAAAATGTTCGATAATCCTCAATATAATGCGGTATATATTCTGGGTATTGGCACGAATGATATCCTGCTGCCGTATTTAAGGTCGCTTTCTCCGCTTTGGTTTCTGCCGATGAGCCTGCGCTGTTGGATTAAGAAATGTACTGAGGAAGATACTGAATTTTATCAAGAATATGACCGGCTTTTAAAATGTTTATGCCGGGAAAATAAAAAAGTGATTATTTTTGGCCTACCGTTTATTAATTTGCAGAACTTTCCGCAAGGCCGCTTAATCAAACGAAATGGAATGATTAAGGAATTAGCCGAAAAATATGAATCCCCGTTTATTGACATTTATCAGCTGCAAAAAGAACAAATGGATAGGGACAGGCGAGTTTACAACTGGAAATATGGCTTTCTGTTCCGGGTGGCAGACGCGGTGATCATGACCGTGCTGCCTTTCAGTAAGGACTGGTTTGCTCAAATTCGGGGACTGAAAGTAAGCGTCGATGGGGTTCATTTTAATTCAAAATCAGCTAAGATATTGGCGAAAGAGATAGAAAAGAATATAGCTGCCGGGTAG
- a CDS encoding prevent-host-death protein, whose product MNETSVIHAMRSIVPITRFNKGEASRIFDEVAASGTKVVMKNNRPACVLMSPDRYETLIEALTDYLEREEADRRMTHYNSADSLSQEEMMVSLGIRPQELDDIDVEIEE is encoded by the coding sequence ATGAATGAAACATCTGTTATCCATGCCATGCGTTCCATTGTGCCAATTACCAGATTTAATAAAGGAGAAGCCAGCCGGATTTTTGATGAAGTCGCCGCCAGCGGAACAAAAGTAGTAATGAAAAACAACCGGCCGGCTTGTGTCTTGATGTCCCCTGACCGGTACGAAACCTTAATCGAGGCATTAACCGATTATCTGGAGCGGGAAGAAGCCGACCGGCGAATGACTCACTACAACTCTGCCGACTCGCTTTCCCAAGAAGAAATGATGGTTTCTCTGGGAATCCGTCCGCAGGAACTTGATGACATTGATGTTGAAATTGAAGAATAA
- a CDS encoding MATE family efflux transporter has product MAFRNCLVIKDKAMKAQGQEILEGNISKGLIRLAIPIMATSFLEMAYNLTDMFWIGNLSSKEVAAVGTAGYFPWLMMGLVTIPRIGAEALIARSIGQKNEENRRGYIAAVLQMSIVMGLLYSFFVYLNSGWLLNIFQIRETDVVQMAGQYLKIIVFGLIFAFLNPVFTGTFNAHGQSKLPFYFNTAGLVVNMILDPILIFGWLGLPKMGVEGAALATVIAQMTVSVCFVIFMLRNKDEFSRIPILQIRWNRWRRVFLIGAPAAVQGVLFTLISVALARIITVWGAAAIAVQKVTAQIEAISWRSAQGFGTALTAYVGQNYGAQKNERVKASYRSAVSKGTAIGVLSTVLLALFPHILLAPFFYEPEVLEMGIHCMRIMSVCQMFMSAEIITAGGFNGLGRTLPPSIVGIVFTGMRIPLAMLLASFMGLDGVWWSMTISSVVKGLILPSWFYFGAYRKLK; this is encoded by the coding sequence ATGGCGTTCAGAAACTGTTTAGTTATTAAGGACAAAGCGATGAAAGCACAAGGGCAGGAAATCTTAGAGGGCAATATATCCAAGGGATTGATTCGCTTGGCGATTCCGATTATGGCCACCTCTTTTTTGGAGATGGCTTATAATCTGACGGATATGTTTTGGATTGGCAATCTGAGCAGCAAGGAAGTAGCGGCGGTCGGGACGGCCGGTTATTTCCCGTGGTTAATGATGGGGCTGGTGACGATTCCCCGAATCGGCGCCGAGGCTTTGATTGCCCGGTCAATCGGTCAAAAAAATGAAGAAAATCGGCGGGGCTATATCGCTGCGGTTTTGCAGATGAGTATTGTTATGGGGCTGCTCTACAGCTTTTTTGTTTATCTGAACAGCGGCTGGCTGCTGAATATTTTTCAGATTAGGGAGACCGATGTGGTGCAAATGGCCGGCCAGTACTTAAAAATTATCGTTTTTGGGCTGATTTTTGCCTTTTTAAACCCGGTTTTTACCGGAACATTCAATGCCCATGGGCAAAGCAAGCTTCCTTTTTATTTTAATACGGCGGGACTGGTGGTCAATATGATTTTAGACCCGATTTTGATTTTCGGCTGGCTGGGGCTGCCGAAGATGGGAGTTGAGGGGGCAGCTTTGGCAACGGTGATTGCCCAAATGACAGTCAGTGTCTGCTTTGTAATTTTTATGCTGCGGAATAAAGATGAATTTTCCCGGATTCCGATTCTGCAAATCAGGTGGAACCGGTGGCGGCGGGTGTTTCTGATCGGTGCTCCGGCAGCGGTACAGGGAGTTTTATTTACTTTGATTTCTGTGGCGCTGGCTCGGATTATTACAGTTTGGGGGGCGGCGGCAATTGCGGTCCAGAAAGTAACTGCCCAGATAGAAGCCATTTCCTGGCGGAGTGCGCAAGGCTTTGGAACGGCGCTGACGGCGTATGTCGGCCAAAATTATGGGGCGCAGAAAAATGAGCGGGTCAAAGCCAGCTATCGCAGTGCGGTTAGCAAGGGAACGGCGATTGGTGTGCTTTCGACCGTACTTTTGGCTTTGTTTCCGCATATTTTACTGGCTCCCTTTTTTTATGAGCCGGAAGTGCTGGAAATGGGGATTCACTGTATGCGGATTATGAGTGTTTGTCAAATGTTTATGAGTGCGGAAATTATTACGGCCGGCGGTTTTAACGGACTGGGGCGGACGCTGCCGCCCTCGATTGTCGGCATTGTTTTTACCGGCATGCGGATTCCGCTGGCCATGCTTTTGGCTTCGTTTATGGGTTTAGACGGAGTGTGGTGGAGCATGACGATTTCCAGCGTGGTCAAAGGTCTGATTTTGCCGAGTTGGTTCTATTTCGGGGCATATCGGAAGTTGAAATAA
- a CDS encoding DNA mismatch repair protein MutT, whose protein sequence is MIYDGDKVLVQDRKDPKWPGVTFPGGHVEPEESFMLSAIREVKEETGLDVWDLQFCGLKQFTDRDKDYRYVVFLYKTDSFRGELRSSEEGEVFWVNRQELCQYRMARSFEQMLEVFENEDVTEIFYWHDQDADEWRSETV, encoded by the coding sequence ATGATTTATGATGGCGATAAGGTTCTGGTGCAGGATCGAAAGGATCCCAAATGGCCGGGGGTGACTTTTCCGGGCGGACATGTTGAGCCGGAGGAGTCATTTATGTTGTCTGCGATTCGGGAGGTCAAAGAGGAAACCGGGCTGGATGTCTGGGATTTGCAGTTTTGCGGGCTGAAGCAATTTACCGATCGGGATAAGGACTATCGCTATGTCGTTTTTTTATATAAAACGGACAGTTTTCGCGGGGAGCTGCGGTCTTCGGAGGAGGGCGAGGTTTTTTGGGTCAACCGGCAGGAATTGTGCCAATACCGGATGGCCAGAAGCTTTGAGCAGATGCTGGAAGTTTTTGAAAATGAAGATGTAACTGAGATTTTTTACTGGCATGATCAGGATGCCGATGAATGGCGTTCAGAAACTGTTTAG
- a CDS encoding tRNA (uridine(34)/cytosine(34)/5-carboxymethylaminomethyluridine(34)-2'-O)-methyltransferase TrmL, with protein MMNIVLLEPEIPDNTGNIGRTCVATGLSLHLIKPLGFDISEKAVRRAGLDYWKDLELKVYENYDDFLRQNDNPPVIMATTKAEKKYTDISYDRDCYIMFGKESKGIPEEILIRAPQNCVRIPMRAGYRSLNLSNSVAIVVYEALRQNDFWDLETAGQLHRLHW; from the coding sequence ATGATGAACATTGTTTTATTGGAGCCGGAGATTCCGGATAATACCGGCAATATCGGCCGGACCTGCGTGGCAACGGGGTTGAGCCTGCATTTAATCAAACCGCTGGGCTTTGATATTTCCGAAAAGGCGGTCCGGCGGGCGGGGCTGGATTACTGGAAGGATTTGGAGCTGAAGGTTTATGAAAATTACGATGATTTTTTACGGCAAAATGATAATCCGCCGGTAATCATGGCGACGACGAAGGCGGAGAAAAAATATACCGATATTAGCTATGACCGGGACTGCTATATTATGTTCGGCAAGGAAAGCAAGGGGATTCCTGAGGAGATTCTGATTCGGGCGCCGCAAAACTGTGTTCGAATTCCGATGCGGGCTGGGTATCGCTCACTGAATTTGTCGAATTCGGTAGCGATTGTGGTGTATGAGGCACTGCGGCAAAATGATTTTTGGGACTTGGAAACGGCAGGCCAGCTTCATCGGCTGCATTGGTAA
- a CDS encoding aromatic amino acid aminotransferase (catalyzes the transamination of the aromatic amino acid forming a ketoacid; first step in aromatic amino acid degradation in lactococci), with product MKELNQTALHMKPSGIRKFFDIVLQMKDAISLGVGEPDFETPWHIREEGIAALESGYTFYTANAGLAELREEICNYQKRRFGLEYDPESECLVTVGGSEGLDIMLRTLLNPGDEFLVVEPSFVCYQPCTAMTGAVPVPIATKEENNFKITAAEIREKITPKTKGIILSFPNNPTGAIMTRKELEEVAEVIKEHDLYVISDEIYAELTYAGKHFSIAALPGMKERTIVINGFSKAYAMTGWRLGYTLAPAGITAVAKKIHQYAIMCSPTVSQYAGVEAARNGDADIEKMKEAYNQRRRFLVQSFREMGLACFEPEGAFYVFPSIQETGLTSEEFALKLLEEQKVAVVPGNAFGDSGEGFIRCSYAYSIDELKIAVQRIGKFVEKYNLKPKKSV from the coding sequence ATGAAAGAATTAAATCAAACTGCACTGCATATGAAACCATCGGGTATCCGAAAGTTTTTTGATATTGTTCTGCAAATGAAAGATGCCATCAGTCTGGGTGTGGGCGAACCGGACTTTGAAACGCCGTGGCATATCCGTGAGGAGGGCATTGCCGCCTTAGAGAGCGGATATACCTTTTATACGGCTAATGCCGGGCTGGCTGAACTGCGTGAGGAAATCTGTAATTATCAAAAACGTCGCTTTGGCTTGGAGTATGACCCGGAAAGCGAATGTCTGGTTACGGTCGGCGGCAGTGAGGGGCTGGATATCATGCTGCGGACGCTGCTGAATCCCGGCGATGAGTTTTTGGTAGTCGAGCCGTCGTTTGTTTGCTATCAGCCTTGTACGGCGATGACCGGAGCTGTTCCGGTGCCGATTGCCACCAAAGAGGAAAATAATTTTAAAATCACAGCGGCCGAGATTCGGGAGAAGATTACGCCTAAAACCAAAGGGATTATTTTGTCCTTTCCCAATAACCCGACTGGTGCGATTATGACCCGCAAAGAATTGGAAGAAGTCGCAGAGGTGATCAAAGAGCATGACCTGTATGTCATTTCCGATGAGATTTACGCCGAGCTGACCTATGCGGGCAAGCACTTTTCAATTGCGGCGCTGCCGGGCATGAAAGAGCGGACAATTGTGATTAACGGCTTTTCCAAGGCTTATGCCATGACCGGCTGGCGGCTGGGTTATACCTTAGCGCCAGCAGGAATTACGGCGGTAGCCAAGAAAATCCACCAATACGCCATTATGTGTTCGCCGACCGTCAGCCAGTATGCCGGGGTGGAAGCGGCTCGCAACGGCGATGCGGATATTGAGAAAATGAAGGAGGCCTATAATCAGAGGCGGCGCTTTTTGGTGCAGTCTTTCCGGGAAATGGGATTGGCCTGCTTTGAGCCGGAGGGAGCTTTTTATGTTTTTCCGTCGATTCAGGAAACGGGACTGACCAGTGAGGAATTTGCCCTGAAATTATTGGAGGAGCAAAAGGTGGCAGTTGTTCCCGGCAATGCATTCGGTGACAGCGGCGAGGGTTTTATCCGCTGCTCGTATGCTTACAGCATTGATGAACTGAAAATTGCGGTGCAGCGGATCGGCAAGTTTGTGGAAAAATATAATTTAAAACCGAAAAAATCGGTTTAG
- a CDS encoding AsnC family transcriptional regulator — MEAKKTTRKKKFDKQIELLNILENDARRSVKDLAEMLAENEDDIAAQLTEMEKKKVICGYHTLIDWEKTSSERVTALIQVSVTPQRGKGFDKIAERIYRFDEVRSVYLMSGGYDFTVIVEGTTMKEVAMFVAKRLAPLDSVTATATHLILKRYKDYGTVLEPDQKGGRMAVTL, encoded by the coding sequence ATGGAAGCAAAGAAAACTACCAGAAAAAAGAAGTTTGATAAGCAGATTGAGCTGCTCAATATTTTGGAAAATGACGCCAGACGGAGCGTCAAGGATTTGGCGGAAATGCTGGCGGAAAATGAGGATGATATTGCCGCACAGCTGACGGAAATGGAAAAGAAAAAGGTGATTTGCGGTTATCATACCCTGATTGACTGGGAAAAAACCTCCAGCGAGCGGGTGACGGCCTTAATTCAGGTCAGCGTTACGCCGCAGCGGGGCAAGGGCTTTGATAAGATTGCCGAGCGGATTTACCGCTTTGATGAAGTGCGCTCGGTGTATTTGATGTCGGGCGGCTATGATTTTACGGTGATTGTTGAGGGTACAACCATGAAAGAAGTGGCGATGTTTGTAGCGAAACGTTTGGCACCACTTGATTCGGTGACGGCGACGGCCACACATCTGATTTTAAAGCGCTACAAGGACTACGGAACGGTACTTGAGCCGGATCAAAAAGGCGGCAGAATGGCGGTAACACTATAA
- a CDS encoding hydrogenase maturation factor, which yields MEDNYLTIGKVPEKLLSRWVFSAPAAERPEVLQGPGLGEDCAAVELAAGEILILSTDPITATEENIGYLAVHVTLNDLAAAGAAPIGLMATILLPPNYPESRLEQIFMELRQTAAAQDLAILGGHTEVTDAVSRAVVSIAGVGKIRKEKALLHKTMQAGDSIVMTKYAGLEGTAILAKAKAAELSGRFGTDFIRRAQTLDRFLSVLPESQTAMNCDAAGLKAMHDITEGGVLGALWELAAKADMGLEADLTAVPILRETIEISEFFDINPYKLISSGAMLMIAENGGDLVEALTAAEIPAKVIGRLLPSKERVACYAGIRQAILPPAADEIYKVL from the coding sequence ATGGAAGATAATTATTTAACAATTGGTAAAGTGCCGGAAAAATTATTAAGCCGCTGGGTCTTTTCCGCGCCGGCGGCGGAGCGGCCGGAAGTGCTGCAAGGCCCCGGACTGGGCGAGGATTGCGCGGCGGTCGAGTTGGCGGCCGGAGAAATCCTGATTTTATCGACGGATCCGATTACGGCGACGGAGGAAAATATCGGCTATTTGGCCGTTCATGTGACGCTTAACGATTTGGCGGCGGCGGGAGCTGCACCGATCGGGCTGATGGCAACGATTCTTTTGCCGCCGAATTATCCAGAGAGCCGGCTGGAGCAAATTTTTATGGAGCTGCGGCAGACGGCGGCGGCGCAGGATTTGGCGATTTTGGGCGGACATACCGAGGTAACGGACGCGGTTAGCCGGGCGGTGGTGTCGATTGCCGGGGTAGGCAAGATCAGAAAAGAGAAAGCCCTGCTGCATAAGACCATGCAGGCGGGCGACAGTATTGTGATGACTAAGTACGCCGGCTTAGAGGGCACAGCGATTTTGGCCAAAGCGAAGGCAGCTGAGCTAAGCGGTCGTTTTGGCACTGACTTTATCCGGCGGGCGCAGACACTGGATCGGTTTTTATCGGTGTTGCCGGAGTCCCAAACAGCGATGAACTGTGATGCGGCCGGGTTAAAAGCGATGCATGATATCACTGAGGGCGGCGTGCTGGGTGCGCTATGGGAATTGGCGGCTAAAGCCGATATGGGGCTTGAGGCCGATTTGACGGCCGTGCCGATTCTTCGGGAAACGATTGAAATTAGTGAATTTTTTGATATCAATCCGTATAAACTCATCAGCAGTGGGGCGATGCTGATGATTGCCGAAAACGGCGGGGATTTAGTAGAAGCGCTGACAGCCGCCGAGATTCCGGCTAAGGTAATCGGCCGGCTTTTGCCGTCCAAAGAGAGAGTGGCCTGCTATGCCGGTATCCGGCAAGCCATTTTACCGCCGGCGGCCGATGAAATTTATAAGGTGCTGTAA
- a CDS encoding recombination protein RecR yields the protein MDYYGKYFSRLIEQFTRLPGIGYKSARRLAFYVIAMTDEQAEEFAQAIVEAKKNTAYCRECFTITDEEICPICASGKRERTTIMVVEETKDLVAYEKTGRYQGLYHVLGGVISPMLGIGPADLRTKELLTRLGSQNVEEVILATGSTVEGEATAIYLSKLLKPLGVRVTRIANGVPVGGDLEYVDEMTLARALEGRTEI from the coding sequence ATGGATTACTATGGGAAATATTTTTCCCGCTTGATCGAACAATTTACAAGACTGCCGGGCATAGGCTATAAAAGTGCCCGGCGGCTGGCTTTTTATGTAATTGCCATGACGGACGAGCAGGCCGAGGAGTTTGCGCAGGCGATTGTCGAGGCAAAAAAAAATACCGCCTATTGCCGGGAATGTTTTACGATTACCGACGAGGAGATTTGTCCGATTTGCGCATCCGGTAAAAGAGAGCGAACAACCATCATGGTGGTGGAGGAAACAAAGGATCTGGTCGCCTATGAAAAAACCGGCCGTTATCAGGGGCTGTACCATGTGCTGGGCGGCGTGATTTCGCCGATGCTGGGCATTGGGCCGGCGGATTTGCGGACGAAGGAACTGCTCACTCGCTTAGGCAGTCAAAATGTGGAAGAAGTTATTTTAGCGACCGGCTCGACGGTCGAGGGCGAAGCAACGGCGATTTACTTGAGTAAATTACTAAAGCCTTTGGGTGTCCGGGTCACGCGGATTGCCAACGGTGTGCCGGTGGGCGGCGATTTGGAATATGTTGATGAAATGACCTTAGCCAGAGCGCTGGAAGGCCGAACGGAAATATAA
- a CDS encoding YbaB/EbfC family nucleoid-associated protein, which yields MAKRGGFPGAMPGNQANLMKQVQRMQKQMETMQEEIENKEFEAAVGGGAVKATVNGKKELKAIELSPSAVDPEDIEMLQDLIVAAVNEAVRKAETEMNEEMSKLTGGLNLPGGLGGLF from the coding sequence ATGGCAAAAAGAGGCGGCTTTCCGGGAGCGATGCCGGGAAATCAGGCAAACTTAATGAAGCAAGTGCAAAGAATGCAGAAGCAGATGGAAACCATGCAGGAGGAGATTGAAAACAAGGAGTTTGAAGCGGCAGTCGGCGGCGGAGCGGTCAAAGCCACGGTCAACGGCAAAAAAGAATTAAAAGCCATTGAATTATCTCCGTCGGCGGTTGACCCGGAAGATATTGAAATGTTACAGGATTTGATTGTGGCGGCGGTCAATGAAGCCGTCCGCAAAGCCGAAACCGAGATGAACGAGGAAATGTCTAAACTGACCGGCGGACTGAACCTGCCGGGCGGATTGGGAGGCTTATTCTAA